Proteins encoded together in one Bactrocera neohumeralis isolate Rockhampton chromosome 4, APGP_CSIRO_Bneo_wtdbg2-racon-allhic-juicebox.fasta_v2, whole genome shotgun sequence window:
- the LOC126755274 gene encoding uncharacterized protein LOC126755274, which yields MDAVTLNNTSKDTNGISPKTNDQDTGFTSCGTHLDIKGRKLTIRMLRMNLGTLVTISPQGNESLNEMGVACPAVYAGASSSSTTLFGPEYASNSQRLADLWSKRYKRQFIVSCNVQTNDIDGANIEKALSDWICANV from the coding sequence ATGGATGCAGTTACATTAAATAACACCAGTAAAGACACAAATGGAATATCGCCCAAGACAAATGACCAAGATACCGGATTTACTTCCTGCGGCACACACTTGGATATTAAAGGCAGAAAGTTGACAATACGCATGCTGCGTATGAATTTAGGTACTCTCGTTACCATATCTCCTCAAGGCAACGAAAGTCTTAATGAAATGGGAGTTGCATGTCCGGCGGTATATGCCGGAGCATCCTCATCAAGCACAACATTATTCGGGCCAGAATATGCCTCAAACTCGCAACGTTTAGCGGATTTATGGAGCAAACGCTACAAGCGGCAATTTATAGTAAGCTGCAATGTACAAACCAATGACATTGATGGCGCTAACATAGAAAAGGCTTTAAGCGACTGGATATGCGCGAATGTGTAA
- the LOC126755269 gene encoding DNA repair protein XRCC2: MACQVFNAYEGCVEEMANQRPSLQDMDTEIFSANSPKARSLIEISGASGSGKSVLLWRLMARCLTPTYFGGRNCDLIFIDLRHKFNAEIFEQQILRLVAASGEQHTAAELRVMVEKCFDSMHLLNCYNSQHFKAALEIVDGLLVKHSDCSLVVIDGLDAFYWLDTYERRIRMQTHYMRNIERLRSLCERHGICCAYTINTNYLGAKKLSDVEGNILGRSMQANIKVEYRLQLQLASNGERTLNGMAVEIRDNSLYVVKKL, encoded by the coding sequence ATGGCTTGTCAAGTATTTAATGCTTATGAAGGTTGCGTGGAGGAGATGGCAAACCAGCGCCCATCACTTCAAGACATGGATACAGAGATATTTTCTGCGAATTCACCCAAAGCGAGAtcattaattgaaatttcagGTGCGTCAGGGTCGGGTAAAAGTGTGCTTCTGTGGCGCCTAATGGCTCGTTGTCTTACACCAACCTACTTTGGCGGTCGAAAttgtgatttaatttttattgatttaagaCATAAATTCAATGCTGAAATCTTTGAACAACAAATTTTACGTCTGGTTGCTGCCTCTGGCGAACAACACACTGCAGCTGAATTACGGGTGATGGTTGAGAAATGTTTTGATTCTATGCATTTACTAAACTGCTATAATTCACAACATTTTAAAGCAGCCTTGGAAATTGTTGATGGGCTACTTGTAAAGCATTCAGATTGCTCATTGGTGGTCATTGATGGTTTAGATGCTTTCTATTGGTTGGACACTTACGAGCGCCGAATTCGTATGCAAACACACTATATGCGTAATATAGAACGTCTTCGCAGCTTATGTGAGCGTCATGGTATTTGCTGCGCATACACTATTAATACAAACTATCTGGGCGCAAAGAAATTAAGCGATGTTGAAGGTAATATTCTTGGGCGTTCCATGCAGgcaaatataaaagttgaatACAGATTGCAGCTGCAACTTGCTAGCAATGGTGAACGGACACTTAATGGAATGGCAGTAGAGATCAGAGACAATTCCTTGTATGTTGTTAAGAAACTATGA
- the LOC126755259 gene encoding ribosome biogenesis protein BOP1 homolog: MAKKQVKRKATDFVDKKKLKDSEIKSAEDDEEEQDLQEDLLQKISNEDNDSSDDEGTEQIYQSDDSDELEFESDEEGNYASKWDEGVESENSADEEAESDDEEEEESDDEEEDEINDSDIEDISDDEVSNEETHLKQRALPKSKKSDGIIKKNGLEASTSANAKKELELQKVKTNEALNDFKEELKDPNNALVLPAKKEEYADSDTSDEEDIRNTVGNIPMHWYDEYKHIGYDWDAKKIIKPSKGDQIDDFLRKIEDPDFWRSVKDPQTGQEVVLTDADIELIKRINSARVPNPEHNEYEPWIEWFTNEVERMPIKNVPDHKRSFLPSSSERKKVSRMIHALKMGWMKTMEEVEREKKEARGPKFYMLWETDTSREHMRRIHDPVSAPKRDLPGHAESYNPPPEYIFDEKERKEWLKLKDEPHKRKLHFMPQKYNSLREVPAYPRYIRERFMRCLDLYLCPRARRTKLNIDAEYLIPKLPSPKDLQPFPTVESLVYRGHTDLVRTVSVEPKGEYIVSGSDDKTVKIWEIATGRCIRTIETDDVVRCVAWCPNAKLSIIAVAAGNRLLLINPKVGDKLLIKKTDDLLAEAPQIDTMESERIKTAVQWSVAEKEEQEKGVRLVITHFKPIQQVTWHGRGDYVATVMPEGANRSALIHQLSKRRSQIPFSKSKGLIQCVLFHPIKPCFFVATQHNVRIYDLVKQELIKKLLTNSKWISGMSIHPKGDNLLVSTYDKKMLWFDLDLSTKPYQTLRLHKNAVRNVAFHLRYPLFASASDDLSVIVSHGMVYNDLLQNPLIVPVKKLQTHEAREEFGVLDVVWHPVQPWVFSSGADATIRLYT, translated from the exons atggcAAAGAAACAAGTTAAACGAAAAGCAACAGATTTCGttgacaagaaaaaattaaaagattcgGAGATTAAGTCTGCGGAAGATGACGAGGAAGAGCAAGACTTGCAAGag GATTTGCTGCAGAAAATATCAAACGAAGACAACGATAGTTCTGACGATGAAGGAACAGAACAAATTTACCAATCCGATGACAGCGACGAGTTGGAATTTGAAAGCGACGAAGAGGGTAACTACGCCTCTAAATGGGACGAAGGTGTTGAATCTGAAAACAGTGCTGATGAGGAAGCGGAGTCCGATGATGAAGAGGAAGAAGAGTCCGATGATGAAGAGGAAGATGAAATCAACGATTCAGATATCGAAGATATTTCTGACGATgaagtttctaacgaagaaacCCATTTAAAACAGCGCGCTTtaccaaaaagcaaaaaatcagaTGGAATTATTAAGAAAAACGGGTTAGAAGCCAGCACATCCGCAAACGCTAAGAAAGAGCTTGAGTTGCAAAAAGTCAAAACAAATGAAGcattaaatgattttaaagaAGAGCTTAAAGATCCGAATAATGCGTTGGTTTTACCAGCTAAGAAGGAGGAGTATGCAGACTCTGATACCTCGGATGAGGAAGATATACGAAACACCGTTGGAAATATTCCGATGCATTGGTATGACGAATACAAACATATTGGTTATGATTGGGATgcgaagaaaattataaaaccaTCTAAGGGAGATCAAATTGATGACTTTTTGCGAAAAATTGAAGATCCTGATTTCTGGCGTAGCGTAAAAGACCCTCAAACTGGACAAGAAGTTGTACTCACTGATGCTGACATCGAACTTATCAAGCGAATTAATTCAGCCCGTGTACCCAACCCAGAACATAATGAATATGAACCATGGATAGAATGGTTCACAAATGAGGTGGAACGAATGCCGATCAAAAATGTGCCTGACCACAAGCGCTCATTTTTACCATCCTCATCAGAACGTAAGAAGGTATCGCGTATGATACACGCTCTTAAAATGGGTTGGATGAAAACAATGGAGGAAGTAGAACGTGAAAAGAAGGAAGCACGCGGACCCAAGTTCTATATGTTGTGGGAAACGGATACAAGTCGCGAACATATGCGTCGCATACACGACCCGGTGTCAGCGCCCAAAAGAGATTTACCAGGTCATGCGGAATCTTACAATCCACCACCAGAATATATATTTGATGAGAAAGAACGGAAGGAATGGTTAAAACTTAAAGATGAACCACACAAACGTAAATTACATTTCATGCCACAGAAGTATAATTCACTACGTGAAGTGCCTGCATATCCACGTTACATACGTGAACGTTTCATGCGTTGCCTAGATCTTTATTTGTGTCCTCGTGCTAGGCGTACTAAGCTAAATATTGATGCAGAATACTTGATACCCAAATTGCCTTCTCCAAAAGATTTACAACCATTCCCCACTGTGGAGAGTTTGGTATATCGTGGTCATACAGACTTGGTGCGTACTGTTAGCGTGGAACCCAAGGGAGAGTATATTGTTTCTGGATCGGATGATAAAACTGTGAAAA TTTGGGAAATTGCCACCGGTCGCTGCATTCGTACAATTGAGACCGATGATGTTGTGCGTTGTGTTGCTTGGTGTCCAAATGCCAAGTTGTCCATTATTGCGGTTGCCGCTGGTAATCGGTTGCTTTTGATTAATCCAAAAGTTGGTGATAAGCTGCTCATAAAGAAAACTGACGATCTGTTGGCTGAAGCACCACAAATTGACACAATGGAAAGTGAACGCATCAAGACGGCGGTGCAATGGTCCGTGGCTGAAAAGGAAGAGCAAGAAAAGGGTGTTCGTTTAGTTATCACACATTTTAAGCCAATTCAGCAAGTGACATGGCATGGACGTGGCGACTACGTGGCAACGGTTATGCCTGAAGGTGCCAATCGTTCAGCGCTTATTCATCAACTATCTAAAAGACGTTCACAAATACCATTCTCCAAGAGTAAAGGTCTTATACAATGCGTTTTGTTCCATCCCATCAAACCGTGCTTCTTTGTAGCG ACACAACACAATGTGCGCATTTACGATTTAGTTAAACAAGAGCTTATAAAGAAATTGCTGACAAACTCAAAATGGATTTCGGGCATGTCCATACATCCTAAAGGCGATAACTTATTGGTATCGACGTATGATAAAAAGATGCTTTGGTTTGATCTGGATTTATCGACAAAACCGTATCAGACTTTGCGTCTGCACAAGAATGCTGTTCGCAACGTTGCTTTCCATTTACGTTATCCACTTTTTGCTTCTGCAAGTGACGATCTGTCTGTTATAGTTTCGCACGGCATGGTTTACAA TGATTTGCTGCAGAATCCATTGATCGTGCCAGTGAAAAAGCTACAGACTCATGAAGCGCGTGAGGAGTTTGGTGTGTTAGATGTTGTTTGGCATCCAGTACAGCCATGGGTATTTTCTTCAGGTGCAGATGCTACCATTAGGCTTTACACGTAg
- the LOC126755264 gene encoding zinc finger protein GLIS2 homolog: MAVQNSTFLSSSFNSAFVPTSAYYQHLSAASVALAAYEGWSHLDLLSPQLTQSSPKSIDEALHMHHLRFPTPPITPPYNKNTHKLPTSTQTSSIRTQSVIMKIGEDNLDSNMPPTPEHVDDMAVDIVGLEDTTISPEMHRHETMTMNTSTTSSASSTPKRSEYVCEWIDCGRDHSTLESLAAHVTKVHAVASPADGLYYCRWQGCTRLRGFSARYKMLVHARTHTKEKPHQCHLCIKSFSRAENLKIHIRSHSGEKPYLCTYEGCNKAYSNSSDRFKHTRTHAMDKPYMCKVPGCQKRYTDPSSLRKHVKTFKHAVQLIGTAAITPVQNPIIDTETASAHGALQTHMPSTITSSTLNAVILGRNHHIHDDHYAKGYSDAAIPVCQLCVPPPPPPHYYLNAMEEDVCNIKPAQLDYYYAATSQLSAGSSTGSSHGWNSNARGAESPLRTMESETPLDLRVNRS, from the exons ATGGCAGTGCAAAATTCTACATTTCTTAGCAGTAGTTTCAACTCTGCCTTTGTGCCAACTAGTGCTTATTATCAGCACTTAAGCGCCGCCTCAGTCGCTTTAGCCGCCTATGAAGGCTGGAGTCACTTGGATTTATTGTCACCGCAACTAACACAATCATCGCCTAAGTCTATTGATGAGGCGCTGCATATGCATCATTTAAGATTTCCTACGCCTCCAATAACACCACCATATAATAAGAATACACATAAATTACCAACCAGTACACAAACTTCCAGCATACGCACACAATCGGTCATTATGAAAATCGGAGAAGACAATTTGGATAGCAATATGCCACCAACACCAGAACATGTCGACGATATGGCAGTGGACATAGTTGGTTTGGAAGACACCACAATAAGTCCAGAAATGCATCGTCATGAAACGATGACAATGAACACGTCCACAACTAGCAGCGCTAGTTCGACTCCGAAACGAAGTGAATACGTCTGCGAATGGATTGATTGCGGCAG AGATCACAGCACCCTTGAATCATTGGCCGCCCATGTGACCAAAGTGCATGCCGTTGCTTCACCAGCCGATGGTTTATACTATTGCCGTTGGCAGGGATGCACACGACTGCGTGGATTCTCAGCACGATATAAGATGCTGGTACATGCCCGCACTCACACTAAGGAGAAACCTCACCAATGCCATCTCTGCATAAAGAGTTTCTCCCGTGCAGAGAATCTTAAGATTCATATTCGTTCGCATTCAGGCGAGAAACCATACCTCTGTACTTATGAAGGTTGCAACAAGGCCTATTCGAATTCTTCGGACCGATTCAAACATACTCGTACTCATGCTATGGATAAACCCTATATGTGCAAAGTACCCGGTTGTCAAAAGCGTTACACGGATCCCTCATCATTGCGTAAACACGTGAAAACTTTCAAACATGCTGTACAATTGATTGGCACCGCCGCTATTACCCCCGTTCAGAATCCCATTATTGATACAGAAACAGCATCAGCACACGGTGCTCTACAAACTCACATGCCCAGCACAATTACATCTTCAACTCTGAACGCTGTAATATTGGGTAGAAATCATCATATACATGATGATCATTATGCGAAAGGTTACAGCGATGCCGCAATACCAGTTTGTCAGCTCTGCgtgccaccgccaccaccacctcACTACTATCTTAATGCTATGGAGGAGGATGTTTGCAATATCAAGCCGGCTCAGCTCGATTATTATTATGCCGCAACAAGTCAATTATCGGCAGGCAGCAGTACTGGATCCAGCCATGGTTGGAATTCCAATGCACGTGGCGCTGAGAGTCCTTTGCGAACTATGGAGTCGGAAACACCGCTAGATTTGCGGGTTAATCgcagttaa